One Arcobacter sp. FWKO B genomic window, TCCAGAAATTATGTGATTTTGGGCTATCAATATTTTTTATTTCTAAAAGTCGATTTAGTAAAGCTAGTCTTTGTTCAAAATCAGATAAATGATTTGTTGTGCTGTATGCTGAAGAAAAATCATTTAGTTGTTTTGTTATATTTTCTATTGTTTTTTTATGCTCAATGTAGTTAAATAACCAAATACCAATTGACAATACAATGATAAAAATAGCACTTGTAATAGCAAATATTTCTCTTCTTTTTTCTTTTGTTTTATGCCTAGAGTCCATTTTTATTAAATTTGATTCCACAAATACAATATCTTCTAGAACTTTTTTTGAAAACCAACCTTTAAGATTTATTTTATTTGTTGTTGATTCATCTAAAATATTTTCTTGGTATATTGGTAGTGAATATTGAGGTACACTTGTAAAATAAAGACCTCTTAATAGTAGTGGCGTTCTGTATCTTGTTTGTGCAAATCCAATTTCAACAAATTTCTTTAATTTATTAAATACTTCATTTAACTCATCACAAAAAAGTAAAATTTTTGTTCTGTTATCATTGTCCCATTGGGTATGAATTTTATCTATTATAGATGTATCTATTCGTTTTAGTAAATTTGTCATTTCTTGACTAAGGGTTTCTAGTGATATTTTTTCAGAAGCATCAAATGTAAATCCTAAAATCTCATTTTTTTCATTTTCTTCTATAGAATCGAAATACTCAACAAAGCCTTTTATTAAATCAGATTTGGTTATAAAAAGATAAATAGGTATATTTGACATAAAAGTATCAGATAGTTGATCAAATTTTTCTCTAAGCTCTTTTGCATAACTTTCTATCTCTTTGTCAGTTTTTGCCATAAGTGTTTCTATGCTTATGGTTAATATTACTCCATTTATTGGTCTTTTCCATCTCTTTTTCTTAAATAAATTTAGAAAATATTTCCATACACCATCATCAATTCCTCCAATTTTAGCATTTAAGTATTTGCCAGGAGTATCAATAAAAATAGCATTTTCTGCAAAATACCACTCAAAAGTTTTTGTGTTATCATTATTGTCTATATTTTTGTGTTGATAGTTTATGTTTAGTGGAAAATCAAGACCAGAATATTCTATCAATGAAGTTTTTCCTTCTTGTTCTTGACCCATAATCAAATACCATGGTAATTCATAGTGTGTATCAGATTTATTGCTGTATACACTTGAATTTTTGATTATCTTATTAGCCTGTAAGAACCTATTTCTGATATCTTTACCAATGGTTTCAACTGACTTATTAATCTCTCGTTCTCTAATCTTCTTCTCTCTATCAATTCTTAGTAGTTCTGGGTCTTGATTACTTTGTGCATAAAGTTTAAGTAGTAATACTATAATCAGTGTAGAACCAAATATAATAAAACCAATAAGTAATCTGAGTGAAAACATATTTAAACTATCAGATAGATATTCTCCAAAGAATATAATAGCAAGTGATATAAATATTGATGCAAATAGTATTAAAACAAGTGGATTTTTGAAAGTATCCTTTTTGATAATATTTTTAATCTTGTGTATCATGATTTTCCTTTGCATTTAGAATGTTGTTTTCATTTGATTTTTGTGTTCTTGTTTGCATTAATTCAAGTTTTATTTTTTCTTTTTCAATCATAGCTAATAAATTATCTTCGTTATAATTTAAAGAGATGCTAAAAAGTGAATAAATTAGAATAAAACAAAGTGATGCAACTCCAGCAATTAGCCAATAAGATGCCTTATAAAAAAAACTTTCTTGATATTGTGCACCAGAGGCATTTGTATAAAATTTAGTGCTATTTTTAGATGTAGTCATTTTAATTTGTTTATATAAATTTTCTCTAATCAAGTCAAGTTCCATTTTGCCTTTTGATTGGATTCTGTATTTCCCTTCAAATCCTAATGAAATACATATATACATTAATTCTAATAAATGTATATTTTCAGCTGGAGCAACCAATAATTTTGAGAGTAATTGAAAAAATTTCTCACCACCATATGTTTCGTGGTAATAGTGGACAAGTAAGCTGTTATTTGACCATTCGTTGTTCTTACCCCAAAAGGTTGTGCTAATTAATTCATCCAAAAAAGTACAAAGTATATATCTAGCAATATATAGCTGGTTGTTATCAAGTCCAAAAGATGAAGTGTTTTTGGCAAAGTTATCTATCAATTCAATAAATTCATAATAAATTTCTGTTGTATTATCCACATCATATTGGTGTAATAAAAAGTCTAGTTTTTGAAATATTGGTTTTGCAAATGAAATAATTATGTTATTGGCATAGTGTATTTCATTGTCATTAAGATTTTGAAAAAAATGTTTTTGCTTAGTTAAATTGGCAGTATCAACAACACTTTTTTGAATTGGTGTAAAACTTGTTAGTTTATTACCATTACTTGATACTGGAACTAAAACTGTTTTGTTATCCATTTGATTACCCTCTCTTTTTTAAGGTTTTATTTTTAATTACCCATAAGTCATACTCAATATTTTCTATCTCTGATGCAAGATGAAATGCAAGTCCACCAGATTTGTTTAGCGTCGTTTTGTCTTCAGTAGTAAATTCAATTTGAAAATATAAATTATTGACTTTATGTGGAATTTGTCTTGGCGATGTTGATAATGATTTTATTTTGTATCCAGCTAGGTGATAATTTACCAAGTCTCTAATTGTTTCAATTGTTCCTATTTTAAGATTGTCAATAAGAATTTTTTTGAGTTTGTCTTGAGAAATATTAGCAGATACACTAAATATAAAAGTTCCATCTTGCAGTAAAGATTTATCATCTATTTTGGCAACATATATGCCATATTTCCTTTTTTCAACATCAATTTGTACACTATTTTGCTCTAGTACCATGCTAAGCATATCTTTGATTTCATTAAAAAGATCTAGATAAGTAGACTTTAAATTAAGATGAGTATATGCGAATCTTTTGTTCAGCTTTCTCTCTTTTTTCATAAATACAGATAGTTCTGATGCAAAAGTATACAATTCTAAAAAGATAATTTGTGGGTGAATTTTATACTGTGATATGTAAAACTCAAGTTTTGTATAATATTTATTTAGTAGTTGCAATAATAAATAATCACTAAGTTCTGATATTTGAACAGACATATCTATAAGCTTATTGGATAACTTGTCTACCCTAAACTCAATTATATTGTGTATTTCTTTAATTTGTGACATTAGGTATTGACTATTTCCAAAATGTAAATATATTGATAAAAAATCATTATCAAGTGAAATAATATTTGAAGATGTAACATTTCCTATTTTTGCTATAGGAAGTTTGATATATCCATCATTAAGATCTTCACCTTTTACTAGTAAAAAATTATATTTAGAAACCAATAATTCACATAGCGTATTTTCTCCAAAATTAGTATTTGGAATATCGTTTATTCTCGTGGCAATCATTCTTGTTGGTTTAGTATTGTTTGTTTCAAATGAAATATTGTCTATAAGTCCTATATTTTGAGCAATAGCTAAATAAATCATTTTTCCAGAATCTGATGGTGTGAGATTTATAGATAAATTGTATTCTTTTGTATCTAAATAAAAAAATGTACCATCAGGCATAATACCATGTGCTTTGTTGATAGCAAATATCCCAGAATTTAAAAACTGCATATCTATTTGCAAATCGTAAAAACCGAAATTATTAGCTTGAGCTTCTTGAGTTCTATTATTTAGTTGGTACTCTATAAACCTATCTGATTGTTGAAAATGTTGTGGTCTTAGAAAAAGTCCCTCAGTCCAAACTGTTTGATTTGTCATTATTTTATTTCCTTAAAGTCATTGTTTTCTATGAAAATCTCGATATAGTTATGAGAATTTTGTTTTATGTTTCTTATATATCTCCAATTAGAATTTTTATTTGCATTTTTGAAATTTAATACAAGTCCCAAAACCTTACTATTATCATCAAGAAGGATTTTATATGTATGTTTTTCATCTGGAAGGATTATATGTTTAGCTTGGGAAACTAGGGAGTTACTTAGATTTTGTTGTGGATTGTCTGTTATTGCCCAATAGTCTAGTTTTGAAAACCTATCAGCATCTTTTAATTCATAAAAATCAATCATCAATGGTGCTAAATCTTCACCAAATCCTTTGTT contains:
- the icmH gene encoding type IVB secretion system protein IcmH/DotU, with the translated sequence MDNKTVLVPVSSNGNKLTSFTPIQKSVVDTANLTKQKHFFQNLNDNEIHYANNIIISFAKPIFQKLDFLLHQYDVDNTTEIYYEFIELIDNFAKNTSSFGLDNNQLYIARYILCTFLDELISTTFWGKNNEWSNNSLLVHYYHETYGGEKFFQLLSKLLVAPAENIHLLELMYICISLGFEGKYRIQSKGKMELDLIRENLYKQIKMTTSKNSTKFYTNASGAQYQESFFYKASYWLIAGVASLCFILIYSLFSISLNYNEDNLLAMIEKEKIKLELMQTRTQKSNENNILNAKENHDTQD
- the tssK gene encoding type VI secretion system baseplate subunit TssK, coding for MTNQTVWTEGLFLRPQHFQQSDRFIEYQLNNRTQEAQANNFGFYDLQIDMQFLNSGIFAINKAHGIMPDGTFFYLDTKEYNLSINLTPSDSGKMIYLAIAQNIGLIDNISFETNNTKPTRMIATRINDIPNTNFGENTLCELLVSKYNFLLVKGEDLNDGYIKLPIAKIGNVTSSNIISLDNDFLSIYLHFGNSQYLMSQIKEIHNIIEFRVDKLSNKLIDMSVQISELSDYLLLQLLNKYYTKLEFYISQYKIHPQIIFLELYTFASELSVFMKKERKLNKRFAYTHLNLKSTYLDLFNEIKDMLSMVLEQNSVQIDVEKRKYGIYVAKIDDKSLLQDGTFIFSVSANISQDKLKKILIDNLKIGTIETIRDLVNYHLAGYKIKSLSTSPRQIPHKVNNLYFQIEFTTEDKTTLNKSGGLAFHLASEIENIEYDLWVIKNKTLKKRG
- the tssJ gene encoding type VI secretion system lipoprotein TssJ, which encodes MKQIKKTLNIIITGLSLIAFSGCISQQTKVEMVIKTGSSLNKGFGEDLAPLMIDFYELKDADRFSKLDYWAITDNPQQNLSNSLVSQAKHIILPDEKHTYKILLDDNSKVLGLVLNFKNANKNSNWRYIRNIKQNSHNYIEIFIENNDFKEIK